A region from the Gammaproteobacteria bacterium genome encodes:
- a CDS encoding type II toxin-antitoxin system RelE/ParE family toxin, which yields MPRVIVTENAAKGLERRRVFLSSKSLLAVRRAAEAISDNLALLEKHPDIGRPVADMPELRELIIKFGVTGYVALYRYLPKENQIYLLAFRHQKEVGCEYN from the coding sequence ATGCCACGAGTAATTGTCACAGAAAATGCTGCAAAAGGATTAGAACGGCGTAGAGTCTTTTTATCCAGTAAAAGTTTATTAGCAGTGAGACGCGCCGCTGAAGCGATATCTGACAACTTAGCGCTACTAGAAAAACATCCAGATATTGGCAGGCCTGTTGCCGATATGCCTGAGCTAAGAGAGCTTATAATCAAATTCGGAGTAACTGGTTATGTTGCGTTATACCGTTATCTTCCGAAAGAAAATCAGATTTATTTATTGGCATTTCGTCATCAAAAAGAAGTCGGATGCGAATACAATTAA
- a CDS encoding CopG family ribbon-helix-helix protein, whose amino-acid sequence MIASLKLNSELKLKIQHVADLKQRSAHWIMCEAIRIYVEQEQAREAFKQEAIDSWAHYQETGLHLSEEEAQKWLSTWGTEAEKEAPECHE is encoded by the coding sequence ATGATTGCTTCATTAAAACTCAATAGTGAATTAAAGCTTAAAATTCAACATGTTGCTGATTTAAAACAGCGTTCAGCTCACTGGATTATGTGTGAAGCGATCCGTATTTATGTTGAACAAGAACAAGCTCGTGAGGCTTTTAAACAAGAAGCTATAGACTCTTGGGCGCATTATCAAGAAACTGGGTTGCATTTATCTGAAGAAGAGGCTCAAAAATGGCTAAGTACTTGGGGCACAGAGGCTGAAAAAGAGGCGCCTGAATGCCACGAGTAA
- a CDS encoding Rpn family recombination-promoting nuclease/putative transposase yields NTDKTIDGIQLVLLELPKFKPKTINEKKLTVLWLRFLTEIDRQTETVDQELLEVPEIKAALALTEESAYTAKELEAYERNWDAIRSEKTLMEDKWEEGLEKGREEGREEGVQAGLIRVAKNLLKGGFELSVIAQNTGLSMEVLKKLKAETKH; encoded by the coding sequence AAAATACGGATAAAACCATTGATGGTATTCAATTAGTTCTTTTAGAATTGCCTAAATTTAAACCAAAAACAATTAACGAGAAAAAACTGACGGTATTATGGTTACGTTTTCTGACTGAAATTGATCGTCAAACAGAAACCGTGGACCAAGAATTATTGGAAGTCCCTGAAATTAAAGCAGCATTAGCGTTGACGGAAGAATCTGCTTATACCGCTAAAGAGCTTGAAGCGTATGAACGTAACTGGGATGCGATTCGTTCTGAAAAAACGCTGATGGAAGATAAGTGGGAAGAAGGCTTAGAAAAAGGACGAGAGGAAGGACGTGAAGAAGGTGTGCAAGCTGGCTTGATACGCGTCGCTAAAAACTTATTGAAGGGCGGTTTTGAGTTGAGCGTAATTGCCCAAAACACTGGTTTAAGTATGGAAGTACTGAAAAAGCTAAAAGCGGAAACTAAGCATTAA